One part of the Desulfonema ishimotonii genome encodes these proteins:
- the lnt gene encoding apolipoprotein N-acyltransferase, with the protein MKIQRKEIEQFFLAALSGLLMTGAFPKPGLDGLAWCAMVPLLFALKDVSGRMGFRLGFVAGMVHYSGLMYWLVFTMRTYGHMPLFMAIPLLFLLAAYLALYVALFSALLTGLKSKPVFLLAGIPVFWTGLEYVRAFLMTGFPWELLGYSQYRHLHLIQISDILGVYGVSFLIALCNSAIFLILLHMTGKGWQGRLPDRRTAGTAGALALAALALTLVYGTWRIRDTDRLAAGAQTLSAAAVQGNIDQSLKWQPACQKSSTEKYVRLSLSVNGENPDLVVWPETAAPFYFDYNRRLKQILVRGVREAGTHFLIGIPSATRQGEQVAFYNSAYLIRPDGQIGGKYHKVHLVPFGEYVPLKKWLPFVRKIVAQVGDFRTGQKGAVLDPDHLKLGVMICYEIIFPDLSRAVADNGAGLLVNITNDAWYGTTGAPYQHFSMAVFRAVENKRSLVRSANTGISGFIDPVGRIAGTTRLFEDAVTTHALPVLETRTFYTRHGDLFAACCLAISLLLPVVTYIRRIRK; encoded by the coding sequence GTGAAGATACAACGAAAAGAGATTGAACAGTTTTTTCTGGCGGCCCTGAGCGGCCTGCTGATGACCGGCGCGTTTCCCAAACCCGGCCTGGACGGTCTGGCGTGGTGTGCGATGGTTCCCCTGCTTTTTGCCCTGAAAGATGTTTCCGGCAGAATGGGATTCCGTCTGGGCTTTGTGGCCGGAATGGTCCACTATTCGGGACTCATGTACTGGCTGGTTTTCACCATGCGGACTTACGGCCACATGCCCCTGTTCATGGCCATTCCGCTCCTCTTCCTGCTGGCCGCGTATCTGGCGCTCTATGTGGCCCTCTTCTCGGCACTGCTGACCGGCCTGAAATCAAAGCCCGTTTTCCTGCTGGCGGGGATTCCCGTTTTCTGGACCGGGCTGGAATATGTGCGCGCATTCCTCATGACCGGCTTCCCCTGGGAACTTCTGGGGTATTCCCAGTATCGCCATTTGCATCTGATACAGATTTCGGATATATTAGGTGTTTACGGTGTCTCGTTTCTGATCGCCCTCTGCAATAGCGCCATTTTCCTGATCCTGCTTCACATGACGGGAAAAGGCTGGCAGGGGCGTCTGCCGGACCGCCGGACCGCCGGAACCGCAGGCGCACTCGCCCTTGCGGCCCTGGCCCTGACGCTGGTGTACGGGACATGGCGTATCCGGGATACGGACCGGCTGGCGGCCGGGGCACAGACCCTCAGCGCGGCTGCGGTTCAGGGAAACATCGACCAGTCGCTCAAGTGGCAACCGGCCTGTCAGAAGAGCAGCACGGAGAAATATGTCCGCCTCTCCCTTTCGGTCAACGGGGAAAATCCGGACCTGGTCGTATGGCCGGAGACGGCAGCGCCGTTCTATTTTGATTACAACCGCCGCCTGAAACAGATTCTGGTCCGGGGCGTGCGGGAGGCCGGAACTCATTTTCTCATCGGCATCCCCTCGGCAACCCGGCAGGGGGAACAGGTGGCGTTTTACAACAGCGCCTACCTGATCCGGCCCGACGGGCAGATCGGCGGGAAGTACCACAAGGTCCATCTGGTGCCCTTCGGGGAATATGTGCCCCTGAAAAAATGGCTCCCCTTTGTCCGCAAAATCGTGGCGCAGGTGGGCGACTTCAGGACCGGTCAGAAGGGGGCGGTACTCGACCCGGACCACCTGAAACTGGGGGTGATGATCTGTTACGAGATCATTTTCCCGGACCTTTCCAGGGCCGTGGCCGACAACGGCGCAGGGCTTCTGGTCAACATCACCAACGATGCGTGGTACGGCACCACCGGGGCACCGTATCAGCATTTTTCAATGGCTGTGTTCCGGGCGGTGGAGAACAAGCGCTCCCTGGTGCGATCGGCCAACACCGGCATCAGCGGATTTATTGACCCGGTGGGTCGGATTGCGGGAACCACCCGGCTCTTTGAGGACGCGGTGACAACCCATGCGCTTCCCGTGCTGGAGACCCGGACCTTTTACACACGGCACGGCGACCTGTTTGCCGCCTGCTGCCTGGCAATCTCACTATTGTTACCTGTCGTCACCTATATAAGGAGGATCAGAAAATGA
- the prfB gene encoding peptide chain release factor 2 (programmed frameshift) has product MSLEYKQNIKELRQKLDQLRSIFDLPVKEKRLAEIEKIIARDGFWETPDIAKVVLKERTRITGKIEKLETLYTDLEECELLLDMALEEDDADTAEEAGEQLRALETRVSRFSLNLMLDGENDGNNAIVSINAGAGGTEAQDWAEMLFRMYARWVERKGFKSEIIDFQPGDEAGIKGVTFTASGEYAYGYLRSEKGVHRLVRISPFNAGGKRHTSFASVFVYPELDNEIEIDIEEKDLRVDVFRASGAGGQHVNKTSSAVRITHMPTGIVVQCQQEKSQHRNRELAMKVLRSRLYDHEKQKQDEKWQEINASKEDIAWGSQIRSYVLHPYQMVKDHRIGLDIGNVNAVLDGDIDPFIEGVLLARKSA; this is encoded by the exons ATGAGTTTAGAATACAAACAGAATATCAAAGAGCTTCGGCAGAAACTGGATCAGCTC AGGAGTATCTTTGACCTGCCTGTCAAGGAAAAACGGCTGGCCGAGATTGAAAAGATCATTGCCCGTGACGGCTTCTGGGAGACGCCGGATATCGCCAAGGTGGTGTTGAAGGAACGGACCCGGATTACCGGCAAGATCGAAAAGCTCGAAACCCTTTATACCGATCTGGAGGAGTGCGAGCTGCTGCTGGATATGGCACTGGAGGAGGACGATGCGGACACTGCCGAGGAGGCTGGCGAGCAGCTCCGCGCCCTTGAGACCCGTGTCAGCCGGTTTTCCCTGAACCTGATGCTGGACGGTGAGAACGACGGCAACAACGCCATTGTCTCCATCAACGCGGGCGCCGGGGGAACCGAGGCCCAGGACTGGGCCGAGATGCTGTTTCGCATGTACGCCCGGTGGGTGGAGCGCAAGGGGTTCAAAAGCGAGATCATCGACTTTCAGCCCGGGGATGAGGCCGGTATCAAAGGCGTGACCTTCACGGCCAGCGGCGAATACGCCTACGGCTATCTCCGTTCGGAAAAGGGGGTTCACCGGCTGGTGCGGATCTCCCCCTTTAACGCGGGCGGCAAGCGGCACACCTCTTTTGCGTCGGTTTTTGTCTACCCGGAACTGGACAATGAAATCGAAATTGATATCGAGGAAAAGGATCTCCGGGTTGACGTGTTCCGCGCCAGCGGCGCAGGCGGTCAGCATGTGAACAAGACCAGCAGCGCCGTGCGCATCACCCATATGCCCACCGGCATCGTGGTCCAGTGCCAGCAGGAAAAATCCCAGCACCGGAACCGGGAGCTGGCCATGAAGGTGCTGCGCTCCCGCCTTTATGATCATGAAAAGCAGAAGCAGGATGAGAAATGGCAGGAGATTAACGCCAGCAAGGAGGACATCGCCTGGGGCAGCCAGATCCGCTCCTATGTGCTGCACCCGTATCAGATGGTCAAGGATCACCGGATCGGGCTGGACATCGGCAATGTCAACGCCGTGCTGGACGGCGATATCGACCCCTTTATCGAGGGGGTGCTGCTGGCCCGGAAATCCGCCTGA
- a CDS encoding HD domain-containing protein, which translates to MNPVDIINELYAPGSALHTMLMEHNRRVARKALEIAEKVPHLNPDVQFIEEAAMLHDIGIFMTDVPPLCCHGDHPYIRHGILGRAILEARGFHRHALVCERHVGVGITAGDIGKHRLPLPVRDMRPRSTEEEIIAYADKFYSKDCQTVVRENSLEEITAGLERHGREKAEIFRAWVKKYEGNGNGNG; encoded by the coding sequence ATGAATCCCGTTGATATCATCAATGAGTTGTATGCACCCGGCTCGGCCCTCCACACCATGCTGATGGAACACAACCGGCGGGTTGCCCGGAAGGCCCTTGAGATTGCGGAAAAGGTGCCCCACCTCAACCCGGATGTGCAGTTTATCGAAGAGGCCGCCATGCTGCACGACATCGGCATCTTCATGACCGACGTGCCCCCGCTCTGCTGCCACGGCGACCATCCCTACATCCGCCACGGCATCCTGGGCCGGGCCATTCTGGAGGCCCGGGGGTTTCACCGGCACGCCCTGGTCTGCGAACGCCATGTGGGGGTGGGCATCACTGCCGGGGATATCGGAAAACACCGCCTGCCCCTGCCGGTGCGCGACATGCGCCCGCGCTCAACAGAGGAGGAGATCATTGCCTATGCGGACAAGTTCTACTCCAAGGACTGTCAGACGGTGGTGCGGGAAAACTCGCTGGAAGAGATCACCGCAGGGCTGGAACGGCATGGCCGGGAAAAGGCGGAGATCTTCCGGGCCTGGGTGAAAAAATATGAAGGGAACGGCAATGGAAACGGATAA
- the larE gene encoding ATP-dependent sacrificial sulfur transferase LarE: MEIRKNESDEKYRLLGRILREMGRVAIAFSGGVDSTVLLSIAGDLLQENVLALTAISETTPRHELNDAVAFAEASGIRHITLQTHEMALPEFTANSPDRCYICKKYRFIRLIGRAEKEGFPHVADGENTDDTKDYRPGSRAARELGIRSPLREAGLSKVEIRMLAKNMGLSVWRTPSSACLASRIPCGTEITPRRLRLIDDGETFLRELGVTGQVRVRLSDPQTVRIESDAEAICRLAGEKVRRQVVAHFRAAGIRFVTLDLEGYRMGSLNPREK; the protein is encoded by the coding sequence ATGGAAATCCGTAAGAATGAATCAGATGAGAAATACCGGTTACTGGGCCGGATTCTCAGGGAAATGGGCCGGGTGGCCATCGCGTTTTCAGGCGGCGTGGACAGCACCGTCCTCCTCAGCATCGCAGGAGACCTGTTGCAGGAAAACGTTCTGGCGCTCACCGCCATATCCGAAACCACGCCCCGGCATGAGCTGAACGACGCAGTGGCCTTTGCCGAGGCATCCGGCATCCGGCACATCACCCTTCAGACCCATGAAATGGCGCTGCCCGAATTCACGGCCAATTCGCCGGACCGCTGTTATATCTGCAAGAAATACCGCTTCATCCGCCTGATCGGACGGGCTGAAAAAGAGGGGTTTCCCCATGTTGCGGATGGGGAAAATACGGACGATACAAAGGATTACCGGCCCGGCAGCCGGGCGGCCCGTGAGCTGGGGATCAGGAGTCCGCTCCGGGAAGCCGGGCTGTCCAAGGTTGAGATTCGGATGCTGGCCAAAAATATGGGCCTTTCGGTGTGGCGCACCCCGTCATCGGCCTGCCTGGCCTCCCGCATCCCCTGCGGAACGGAGATCACGCCCCGGCGGCTCCGCCTCATCGACGATGGCGAGACGTTTCTCCGGGAACTGGGTGTGACCGGGCAGGTCCGGGTGCGGCTGAGCGATCCGCAGACCGTCCGTATTGAGTCGGATGCGGAGGCGATTTGCAGGCTCGCCGGGGAGAAGGTCCGCCGGCAGGTTGTGGCGCATTTCAGGGCCGCCGGTATCCGGTTTGTCACCCTTGATCTGGAAGGCTACCGGATGGGGAGTCTGAACCCCCGTGAGAAATGA
- a CDS encoding thiamine phosphate synthase: METDKLAAALRFYFITDDSAPALSPAEQVRIALEAGATCVQYRNKHYGPDCLAEVVLIRQLCRDRDVPFVVNDNIDLARRVMADGVHLGQDDAPPARARELLGDSAIVGISVSDPDELAKTDLAPCDYMGNSPFKMITCLIKY, from the coding sequence ATGGAAACGGATAAACTTGCGGCCGCGCTCCGGTTTTACTTTATCACCGACGACAGCGCACCGGCCCTCTCCCCGGCGGAGCAGGTCCGCATCGCCCTTGAGGCCGGCGCGACCTGTGTCCAGTACCGGAACAAGCATTATGGCCCGGATTGTCTGGCGGAAGTGGTGCTGATCCGCCAGCTTTGCCGGGACCGGGATGTCCCCTTTGTGGTCAACGACAACATTGACCTGGCGCGCCGGGTCATGGCCGACGGCGTCCATCTGGGGCAGGACGACGCGCCGCCTGCCCGCGCCCGTGAACTGCTGGGCGATTCGGCCATTGTGGGGATTTCGGTCTCCGATCCGGACGAGCTGGCAAAGACCGACCTTGCCCCCTGCGATTACATGGGGAACTCCCCGTTTAAAATGATAACGTGCTTAATTAAATATTAA